In the Longimicrobium terrae genome, one interval contains:
- the hsdR gene encoding EcoAI/FtnUII family type I restriction enzme subunit R, which yields MPKQSLTEQETCSLFIIPALEAAGWDLYSQVRAEVRLTQGRVLVGGGPVRRGGDLRADYVLCYRPNVPVAVIEAKRSGRSAALGIQQALRYAELLEVPFVFSSSGESFVFHDRTGLAAAMETELSLDEFPSPDELWARYCAWKGLEGEGARLVLQPYHAEAGGKALRYYQVAAVTRALRAIGRGQRRVLLVMATGTGKTYTAFQIIWKLWKSRARKRILFLVDRDALATQTRNKDFAPFGRAMTRIENRKVEPQYEIFVALYQSVTGAGGRADLYRDFSPDFFDLVVIDECHRGSAAEDSAWREVLDYFGSATHLGLTATPKETAEVSNHDYFGEPVYTYSLRQGIEDGFLAPYKVIRIDLDKDLTGWRPEAGQTDKHGTAISDRVYGQTDFDRTLVLEQRTRLVARKVTEYLKATDRYAKTIVFCENVNHAERMRQALVNENADLVAEDRRYVMRITGDEREGKAELENFANPEERYPVIATTSELMTTGIDAPTCRVLVLDQRIQSITKFKQVIGRGTRISEEHGKYWFTILDFKRVTELFADPAFDGDPVVIYEPGPGDAPVPPDTDQDQDAEQEYGDEAFTGTTGRYVVSDVAVTVVAERVQYYGPGGSLITESLREHTRRRVRESFASDGHFQRVWLDAPSKGGILRDLEARGVLLHALGDELGHEFDLFDLIRHVTFDQPPRTRSARAERVRTSGALSGFGPRERLVLEALLDKYAAEGVESLEQIDVLRVQPFTALGTVVEIIHVFGGTENYLAAVRKLEEFLYAPAA from the coding sequence ATGCCAAAGCAGTCGCTTACCGAGCAGGAGACCTGCAGCCTCTTCATCATCCCCGCGTTGGAGGCTGCGGGGTGGGACCTGTACTCACAGGTGCGAGCGGAGGTGCGGCTGACTCAGGGTAGAGTTCTGGTGGGGGGTGGGCCGGTGCGCAGGGGAGGCGATCTGCGCGCGGACTACGTGCTCTGCTACCGCCCGAACGTCCCTGTGGCCGTCATTGAAGCCAAGCGGAGCGGCCGGTCGGCGGCGCTGGGAATCCAGCAGGCGCTGCGCTACGCGGAGTTGCTGGAGGTTCCGTTCGTTTTCAGCAGCAGCGGGGAATCCTTCGTTTTCCACGATCGCACCGGGTTGGCCGCGGCCATGGAGACCGAACTGTCCCTGGACGAGTTTCCCTCGCCCGACGAGCTGTGGGCGCGGTACTGCGCGTGGAAGGGCTTGGAGGGGGAAGGCGCGCGGCTGGTGCTGCAGCCGTACCACGCGGAAGCCGGCGGCAAGGCACTGCGCTACTACCAGGTCGCGGCGGTCACCCGGGCACTGCGGGCGATTGGGCGGGGACAGCGGCGCGTGCTTCTGGTGATGGCCACCGGGACGGGAAAGACGTACACGGCCTTTCAGATCATCTGGAAGCTGTGGAAGTCACGGGCTCGGAAACGAATTCTCTTCCTGGTGGACCGCGACGCGCTCGCCACGCAGACCCGGAACAAGGACTTCGCCCCGTTCGGCCGCGCGATGACGCGCATCGAGAATCGCAAGGTGGAGCCGCAGTACGAGATCTTTGTGGCGCTGTACCAATCCGTCACCGGCGCGGGAGGCCGGGCCGACCTGTACCGGGATTTTTCTCCGGATTTCTTCGACCTCGTCGTCATCGACGAGTGCCACCGGGGAAGCGCCGCTGAAGATTCGGCGTGGCGCGAAGTGCTGGACTACTTCGGCTCCGCAACGCACCTGGGGCTCACCGCCACGCCCAAGGAAACCGCGGAGGTATCCAACCACGACTACTTCGGCGAGCCGGTCTACACCTACTCGCTCCGCCAGGGAATCGAAGACGGATTTCTGGCGCCCTACAAGGTAATCCGGATCGATCTGGACAAGGACCTTACCGGTTGGCGCCCGGAAGCCGGTCAGACGGACAAGCACGGAACCGCCATCAGCGACCGCGTCTACGGCCAGACCGATTTTGACCGAACGCTGGTGCTGGAGCAGCGCACGCGGCTGGTCGCCCGAAAGGTGACGGAGTACCTCAAGGCCACAGACCGGTACGCCAAGACCATCGTGTTCTGCGAAAACGTGAACCACGCCGAGCGGATGCGGCAGGCGCTGGTGAACGAGAACGCGGACCTCGTAGCGGAGGACCGCCGCTACGTGATGCGGATAACCGGAGATGAGCGCGAGGGAAAGGCGGAACTGGAGAACTTCGCCAATCCCGAGGAACGCTACCCGGTGATCGCCACCACGTCGGAGCTGATGACGACGGGGATCGACGCGCCCACCTGCAGGGTGCTGGTGCTGGATCAGCGCATTCAGTCCATCACCAAGTTCAAGCAGGTGATCGGGCGGGGAACCCGGATCAGCGAGGAGCACGGCAAGTACTGGTTCACGATTCTCGACTTCAAACGCGTTACGGAGCTGTTCGCCGATCCGGCGTTCGATGGGGACCCCGTCGTGATCTACGAGCCCGGTCCCGGCGACGCGCCCGTGCCTCCAGACACGGATCAGGATCAGGACGCGGAGCAGGAGTACGGCGACGAGGCGTTCACCGGTACGACGGGACGGTACGTGGTGTCCGACGTGGCGGTAACGGTGGTTGCCGAGCGGGTGCAGTACTACGGCCCAGGCGGATCTCTGATCACCGAGTCACTGCGGGAGCACACGCGACGCCGTGTCCGCGAGTCATTTGCTTCAGACGGCCACTTTCAGCGCGTGTGGCTGGATGCGCCCTCCAAGGGCGGCATTCTGCGCGATCTGGAGGCGCGGGGTGTTCTGCTGCACGCGCTCGGCGATGAACTGGGGCACGAGTTCGACCTGTTTGACCTGATCCGCCACGTGACGTTCGACCAGCCCCCACGCACCCGCAGCGCGCGCGCGGAGCGGGTGCGCACATCCGGCGCACTGTCCGGCTTTGGCCCGCGGGAGCGCCTGGTGCTGGAGGCGCTGCTGGACAAGTACGCCGCGGAAGGCGTCGAAAGCCTGGAGCAGATCGACGTGCTGCGCGTGCAGCCGTTTACCGCGCTGGGGACGGTAGTGGAGATCATCCACGTCTTCGGCGGGACCGAGAACTACCTGGCCGCCGTGCGGAAGCTGGAGGAGTTCCTCTACGCGCCCGCAGCCTGA
- the treZ gene encoding malto-oligosyltrehalose trehalohydrolase, with protein sequence MKQSSDERLTFGANVVADGVKFRVWAPASERVDVVLYGPDAERVEPLAAEEGGWWSAVVPGTGAGTRYKYRLDGGDAFPDPASRSQPDGVHEASEVVDPTTFAWTDDGWKGVPYEELVIYELHVGTATEEGTFDALIGRLDDIAALGATAVEPLPIAEFPGHRNWGYDGVSLFAPESSYGGADAFRRFVDAAHARGLAVILDVVYNHLGPEGNYLYAVTGGKYFTDRHCTPWGDAIDYAARPVREFAIQNALHWAREYHVDGLRMDATHAILDDSPLHVIAEMVQRVHASLPEGRHFAFMAEDERNESSLVLPPPAGWGIDGVWADDFHHQVRRHTAGDHEAYFQDYTGSAEDIVRTLLRGWYYEGQRSVNHDRPRGTPTEGMRPTAFIHCIQNHDQVGNRALGDRLTESVSLPVYRALSALLLLSPYTPLLWMGQEWAASTPFQYFTDHPEELGKLVTEGRRREFGKFSAFADPRVRERIPDPQAPSTFANSRLRWDEAEQMPHAGIRALYRELLALRHTLAPLRRRDRESLDAHALGARALSLRRTGEDGSAVLLVASFDEGGMDADLLHSPATCPPRDSAWVPLLSTEEGRFGGADDGEVVSVGADGRIRMRGAGAVVLVAEKTGNRE encoded by the coding sequence GTGAAGCAATCGAGTGACGAGCGCCTGACCTTTGGCGCCAACGTGGTCGCGGACGGGGTGAAGTTCCGCGTCTGGGCGCCGGCCAGCGAGCGGGTGGACGTGGTTCTGTACGGCCCCGACGCGGAGCGCGTGGAGCCGCTGGCGGCGGAAGAGGGCGGATGGTGGTCCGCCGTGGTCCCCGGCACGGGCGCGGGGACGCGCTACAAGTACCGGCTGGACGGCGGCGACGCCTTTCCCGATCCCGCCAGCCGCTCGCAGCCGGACGGCGTGCACGAGGCGTCGGAGGTGGTCGATCCCACGACGTTCGCGTGGACGGACGATGGCTGGAAGGGCGTGCCGTACGAGGAGCTGGTCATCTACGAGCTGCACGTGGGGACGGCGACGGAGGAGGGGACGTTCGACGCGCTGATCGGGCGGCTGGACGACATCGCCGCGCTGGGCGCCACCGCGGTGGAGCCGCTGCCGATCGCCGAGTTTCCCGGCCACCGCAACTGGGGATACGACGGCGTGTCGCTCTTCGCGCCGGAGTCGTCGTACGGCGGGGCGGACGCGTTCCGGCGCTTCGTGGACGCGGCGCACGCGCGCGGGCTGGCGGTGATTCTGGACGTGGTCTACAATCACCTGGGGCCCGAGGGCAACTACCTGTACGCCGTCACCGGCGGAAAGTACTTCACCGACCGCCACTGCACGCCGTGGGGCGACGCCATCGACTACGCGGCCCGGCCGGTGCGCGAGTTCGCCATCCAGAACGCGCTGCACTGGGCCCGCGAGTACCACGTGGACGGCCTGCGGATGGACGCCACGCACGCCATTCTGGACGATTCGCCGCTGCACGTGATCGCCGAGATGGTGCAGCGGGTGCACGCGTCGCTGCCGGAAGGGCGTCACTTCGCGTTCATGGCGGAAGACGAGCGGAACGAGAGCAGCCTGGTCCTTCCCCCGCCGGCCGGATGGGGGATCGACGGAGTGTGGGCGGACGACTTCCATCACCAGGTGCGGCGCCACACGGCGGGGGACCACGAGGCGTACTTTCAGGACTACACCGGCTCGGCGGAGGACATCGTGCGCACGCTGCTGCGCGGATGGTACTACGAGGGCCAGCGCTCGGTGAACCACGACCGGCCGCGCGGCACGCCCACGGAAGGGATGCGGCCGACCGCGTTCATCCACTGCATTCAGAACCACGACCAGGTGGGCAACCGCGCCTTGGGCGACCGGCTGACGGAAAGCGTGAGCCTGCCCGTCTACCGCGCGCTGTCGGCGCTCCTCCTTCTTTCCCCGTACACGCCGCTGCTGTGGATGGGGCAGGAGTGGGCGGCCAGCACGCCGTTTCAGTACTTCACCGACCACCCGGAAGAGCTGGGGAAGCTGGTGACGGAAGGGCGGCGCAGGGAGTTCGGCAAGTTCAGCGCGTTCGCCGATCCCCGGGTGCGCGAGCGGATTCCGGACCCGCAGGCGCCGTCCACGTTCGCCAACTCGCGGCTGCGGTGGGACGAGGCGGAGCAGATGCCGCACGCCGGCATCCGCGCCCTGTACCGCGAACTGCTGGCGCTGCGCCACACGCTGGCGCCGCTGCGCCGCCGTGATCGCGAGTCGCTGGACGCGCATGCGCTGGGCGCGCGCGCCCTTTCGCTGCGCCGCACGGGGGAAGACGGCTCCGCGGTGCTGCTGGTGGCGTCTTTTGACGAGGGCGGGATGGACGCGGACCTGCTGCACTCGCCCGCCACCTGCCCGCCGCGCGACTCCGCGTGGGTGCCGCTGCTGTCCACGGAGGAAGGCCGGTTCGGCGGGGCTGACGACGGCGAGGTGGTCTCGGTGGGCGCGGACGGGCGCATCCGGATGCGCGGGGCCGGGGCGGTGGTGCTGGTGGCGGAAAAGACGGGGAATAGGGAATAG
- the glgX gene encoding glycogen debranching protein GlgX: protein MDPYPQHLSFQPFQTPQDSAPATPVPGTPRRKPSQFVPGFLHAAATAWPGQPWPLGATWDGEGINFALYSEQALEVELCLFDRPDDPEPSRTYRLRERTAFVWHGYVPGIGPGTFYGYKVNGTYDPGRALRCNPFKLLIDPYARALAGRVDWSARERGEGMPIAYLLDQPGQDWVLDDEPDHRAVPKGVVIDTDFDWRGDRPPGVPWHKTVIYEAHVKGLTMLHPDIPEEIRGTYRAVAHPTIIQHLKSLGITALELLPVHEIVDDLFLVEKGLRNYWGYNTINYFAPAGRYASVRDYGDQVREFKEMVRTLHEAGIEVILDVVYNHTAEGNHLGPTLSFKGIDNRTYYRVVQENPRFYMDYTGTGNSLNMVHPQTLQLVMDSLRYWITEMHVDGFRFDLASTLARELHEVDRLSSFFDVIHQDPVISKVKLIAEPWDVGEGGYQVGNFPVLWAEWNGKYRDTVRAYWRGDSGTLGELGYRLTGSSDLYESDGRKPHASINFVTAHDGFTLHDLVSYNHKHNEANGEGNRDGENHNHSYNFGVEGPTDRPDIVRARERQKRNFMATMLLSQGVPMICHGDEMGRTQHGNNNVYCQDGEASWVHWELDDRDREMLEFTRRVARLRAEHPTFRRSRFFRGREIRGSDVRDIVWWSPDGTEMMDQEWNAGFVRCFGMALGGDAMEEWDERGRQIRDANFLLLFNADGGEIDFTLPDFGRSRGWCVVLDTARPEIKENEVCFRDGETFTLAGRSMVVLIEDGIASEAIE, encoded by the coding sequence ATGGATCCGTATCCGCAGCACCTGTCGTTTCAGCCGTTTCAGACGCCGCAGGACTCCGCGCCCGCCACGCCGGTTCCGGGCACGCCGCGCCGCAAGCCGTCGCAGTTCGTTCCCGGCTTTCTGCACGCGGCCGCCACCGCGTGGCCCGGCCAGCCCTGGCCGCTGGGCGCCACGTGGGACGGCGAGGGAATCAACTTCGCGCTGTACAGCGAGCAGGCGCTGGAGGTGGAACTGTGCCTGTTCGACCGGCCGGACGATCCCGAACCCTCGCGCACCTACCGCCTGCGGGAGCGCACGGCGTTCGTGTGGCACGGGTACGTGCCGGGCATCGGACCGGGGACGTTCTACGGCTACAAGGTCAACGGGACGTACGATCCCGGCCGCGCGCTGCGGTGCAACCCGTTCAAGCTGCTCATCGACCCGTACGCCCGTGCGCTGGCGGGAAGGGTGGACTGGAGCGCCCGCGAGCGCGGCGAGGGCATGCCCATCGCCTACCTGCTGGACCAGCCCGGCCAGGACTGGGTGCTGGACGACGAGCCGGACCACCGCGCCGTTCCCAAGGGCGTCGTCATCGACACGGACTTCGACTGGCGCGGCGACCGGCCGCCCGGAGTTCCCTGGCACAAGACGGTGATCTACGAGGCCCACGTCAAAGGCCTCACCATGCTGCACCCGGACATCCCGGAGGAGATCCGCGGCACGTACCGGGCGGTCGCGCATCCGACCATCATCCAGCATCTGAAGAGCCTGGGGATCACCGCGCTGGAACTGCTTCCCGTGCACGAGATCGTCGACGACCTGTTCCTGGTCGAGAAGGGCCTGCGCAACTACTGGGGATACAACACCATCAACTACTTCGCCCCCGCCGGGCGCTACGCCTCCGTGCGCGACTACGGCGACCAGGTGCGCGAGTTCAAGGAGATGGTGCGCACGCTGCACGAGGCGGGAATCGAGGTGATTCTGGACGTGGTGTACAACCACACGGCGGAGGGAAACCACCTGGGGCCCACGCTGTCGTTCAAGGGGATCGACAACCGCACGTACTACCGCGTGGTGCAGGAAAATCCCCGCTTCTACATGGACTACACGGGAACGGGCAACTCGCTCAACATGGTGCATCCGCAGACGCTGCAGCTGGTGATGGACAGCCTGCGCTACTGGATCACCGAGATGCACGTGGACGGATTCCGCTTCGACCTCGCCTCCACCCTCGCGCGCGAGCTTCACGAGGTGGATCGCCTGTCGTCGTTCTTTGACGTCATCCACCAGGATCCGGTGATCAGCAAGGTCAAGCTGATCGCGGAGCCGTGGGACGTGGGCGAGGGCGGCTACCAGGTGGGCAACTTTCCCGTCCTGTGGGCGGAGTGGAACGGCAAGTACCGCGACACGGTTCGCGCCTACTGGCGGGGCGACAGCGGCACGCTGGGCGAGCTCGGCTATCGCCTGACGGGAAGCAGCGACCTGTACGAGAGCGACGGCCGCAAGCCGCACGCGAGCATCAACTTCGTCACCGCGCACGACGGGTTCACGCTGCACGACCTCGTCAGCTACAACCACAAGCACAACGAGGCGAACGGGGAAGGGAACCGGGACGGGGAGAACCACAACCACAGCTACAACTTCGGCGTGGAGGGCCCCACCGACCGGCCGGATATCGTCCGCGCGCGCGAGCGGCAGAAGCGCAACTTCATGGCGACCATGCTGCTGTCCCAGGGCGTGCCCATGATTTGCCATGGGGACGAGATGGGGCGCACGCAGCACGGCAACAACAACGTCTACTGCCAGGACGGCGAAGCCAGCTGGGTGCACTGGGAGCTGGACGATCGCGACCGCGAGATGCTGGAGTTCACCCGGCGCGTGGCGCGGCTGCGGGCGGAGCACCCCACGTTCCGCCGCAGCCGCTTCTTTCGCGGGCGGGAGATCCGGGGCAGCGACGTGCGCGACATCGTCTGGTGGAGCCCGGACGGCACCGAGATGATGGACCAGGAGTGGAACGCCGGCTTCGTGCGCTGCTTCGGGATGGCGCTGGGCGGGGACGCGATGGAGGAGTGGGACGAGCGCGGGCGGCAGATCCGCGACGCCAACTTCCTGCTGCTCTTCAACGCCGACGGGGGAGAGATCGACTTTACCCTGCCGGACTTCGGCCGGTCGCGCGGGTGGTGCGTGGTGCTGGATACCGCGCGGCCGGAAATCAAGGAAAACGAGGTGTGCTTCCGCGATGGCGAAACATTCACCCTCGCGGGGCGCAGCATGGTCGTTCTGATTGAGGATGGAATCGCCAGTGAAGCAATCGAGTGA
- the treY gene encoding malto-oligosyltrehalose synthase: MSQTDSSAQDRTPRIPGSTYRIQFNAGFTFRDATEIIPYLAELGVSDLYASPYLQARPGSMHGYDIVDHTTLNREIGNEHDLARMSAALKSHDMGHLLDIVPNHMGVAMGARGHRNPWWMSVLENGESSPYARFFDIDWNPRNPALRGRVLLPVLGDQYGCVLENGDLRLVYEEGQFRVEYYETWFPVAPGSTAAVLELAHQKLRLDEDDADRMELESIVTALRNLPSRTRTDEASINERMRERKVSRRRLDALVQGSSAVRAALDAAITEYNGTPGQQHTFDRLDVLIRDQSYRLAYWRVAAEEINYRRFFDINDLAGLRTEIPRVFNATHELILRLVREGVVTGLRIDHPDGLFDPAGYFRDLQRHVVGLDARDRFYVLIEKILTGDEPLPESWPVAGTVGYEFMNRVNGVFVASGREAAMDAVYRAFTGQNTPFEDLVYEKKRLILRTSLVSELTVLTTLLDRMSERNRCFRDFTWGSLRDALREVVACFPVYRTYIDAFSGAVTERDRKVVEQAVAAAEERNRTMPHSLFDFLRDTLLLKWPDSLNEKARRQHARFVMKFQQLTGPVMAKGVEDTAFYVFNRLISLNEVGGEPDRYGVSADEFHAFNLERAERWPHTMSASSTHDTKRSEDVRARINVLSEIPELWGEHLERWRGFNAGFKRGAEGRPIPDANDEYLLYQTIVGAWPFGTVDDQQRQDLVARVQAYMEKATREAKTHTSWINPNQAYDQGIRDFVADILRPGEDNAFVADLVKLQPVVERLGMVNALAQTLIKLVSPGVPDVYQGQEIWDFSLVDPDNRRPVDFGLRRELLARLKAAQEEGDGADMAADLMENWRDGRIKMHLTQRALLLRAALPGVFGGGDYVPLTPDGTRAEHVIAFARTGDGASVIAVAPRLPATLTAERDYDVPRADDYAGTRVPLPAHLAGRYRDVLTGMEIAGEMRDGALTLPVPALFAHLPIALLERIG; this comes from the coding sequence GTGAGCCAGACGGACTCCAGCGCCCAGGATCGCACGCCGCGCATCCCGGGCTCCACATATCGCATTCAGTTCAACGCCGGCTTCACCTTTCGCGACGCCACCGAGATCATCCCCTACCTCGCGGAACTGGGCGTCTCGGACCTGTACGCGTCGCCGTACCTGCAGGCGCGTCCCGGCAGCATGCACGGCTACGACATCGTCGACCACACCACGCTCAACCGCGAAATCGGCAACGAGCACGACCTTGCCCGCATGTCGGCCGCGCTGAAGTCGCACGACATGGGCCACCTGCTCGACATCGTGCCCAACCACATGGGCGTGGCCATGGGCGCGCGCGGCCACCGCAATCCCTGGTGGATGAGCGTGCTGGAAAACGGCGAATCGTCGCCGTACGCCCGCTTCTTCGACATCGACTGGAACCCGCGCAACCCCGCCCTGCGCGGCCGCGTGCTCCTGCCCGTGCTGGGCGACCAGTACGGCTGCGTGCTGGAAAACGGCGACCTGCGGCTGGTCTACGAAGAAGGCCAGTTCCGCGTGGAGTACTACGAGACCTGGTTTCCCGTGGCCCCCGGCAGCACCGCGGCCGTGCTGGAACTGGCGCACCAGAAGCTGCGGCTGGACGAGGACGACGCGGACCGGATGGAGCTGGAAAGCATCGTCACCGCGCTGCGCAACCTGCCCTCGCGCACCCGCACGGACGAGGCGAGCATCAACGAGCGGATGCGCGAACGCAAGGTGTCGCGCCGCCGCCTGGACGCGCTGGTGCAGGGCTCGTCCGCGGTGCGCGCCGCGCTGGACGCCGCCATCACCGAGTACAACGGCACCCCCGGCCAGCAGCACACCTTCGACCGGCTGGACGTCCTCATCCGCGACCAGAGCTATCGTCTGGCCTACTGGCGCGTCGCGGCGGAGGAGATCAACTACCGGCGCTTCTTTGACATCAACGACCTGGCCGGGCTGCGCACGGAGATCCCGCGCGTCTTCAACGCCACCCACGAACTGATCCTGCGCCTCGTTCGCGAAGGCGTGGTCACCGGGCTGCGCATCGACCACCCGGACGGCCTGTTCGATCCCGCGGGCTACTTTCGCGACCTGCAGCGCCACGTGGTTGGGCTGGACGCGCGTGACCGCTTCTATGTGCTGATCGAAAAGATCCTCACCGGCGACGAGCCGCTTCCGGAAAGCTGGCCGGTGGCGGGAACGGTGGGATACGAGTTCATGAACCGCGTGAACGGCGTGTTCGTGGCGTCCGGCAGGGAGGCGGCGATGGATGCCGTCTACCGCGCGTTTACGGGGCAGAACACGCCGTTCGAGGACCTGGTCTACGAAAAGAAGCGGCTGATCCTGCGCACGTCGCTGGTGAGCGAACTCACGGTGCTGACGACGCTTCTGGACCGCATGAGCGAGCGCAACCGCTGCTTCCGCGACTTTACCTGGGGCAGCCTGCGCGACGCCCTGCGCGAGGTGGTCGCCTGCTTCCCCGTGTACCGCACCTACATCGACGCGTTTTCCGGCGCGGTGACGGAAAGGGACCGCAAGGTGGTGGAGCAGGCGGTTGCCGCGGCCGAGGAGCGCAACCGCACCATGCCGCACTCGCTGTTCGACTTTCTGCGCGACACGCTGCTGCTGAAGTGGCCCGACAGCCTGAACGAAAAAGCCCGCCGCCAGCACGCGCGGTTCGTGATGAAGTTTCAGCAGCTGACGGGGCCGGTGATGGCCAAGGGGGTGGAGGATACGGCGTTCTACGTCTTCAACCGGCTGATCTCGCTCAACGAGGTGGGCGGCGAGCCGGACCGCTACGGCGTGTCGGCGGACGAATTTCACGCCTTCAACCTGGAGCGGGCGGAGCGCTGGCCCCATACCATGTCGGCCAGCAGCACGCACGACACCAAGCGCAGCGAAGACGTCCGCGCGCGCATCAACGTGCTGTCGGAAATCCCGGAGCTGTGGGGGGAGCACCTGGAGCGGTGGCGCGGCTTCAACGCCGGCTTCAAGCGCGGGGCGGAGGGCCGCCCCATTCCCGACGCCAACGACGAATATCTGCTGTACCAGACCATCGTGGGCGCCTGGCCGTTCGGCACGGTGGATGACCAGCAGCGGCAGGATCTGGTTGCCCGCGTGCAGGCGTACATGGAAAAGGCCACGCGCGAAGCCAAGACGCACACCAGCTGGATCAATCCCAACCAGGCGTACGACCAGGGGATTCGCGACTTCGTGGCCGACATCCTCCGCCCGGGCGAGGACAATGCGTTCGTGGCGGATCTGGTGAAGCTGCAGCCCGTCGTGGAGCGGCTGGGGATGGTGAACGCGCTGGCGCAGACGCTCATCAAGCTGGTGTCCCCCGGCGTGCCGGACGTTTACCAGGGCCAGGAAATCTGGGATTTTTCCCTGGTGGATCCCGACAACCGCCGCCCCGTGGATTTCGGTCTGCGCCGCGAGCTTCTGGCGCGCCTGAAGGCCGCGCAGGAGGAGGGCGACGGCGCGGACATGGCGGCGGACCTGATGGAGAACTGGCGCGACGGGCGCATCAAGATGCACCTGACGCAGCGCGCGCTGCTCCTGCGCGCCGCGCTCCCCGGCGTGTTCGGCGGGGGCGACTATGTGCCGCTGACGCCGGACGGCACGCGGGCGGAGCACGTGATCGCGTTCGCGCGCACGGGCGACGGCGCGTCCGTAATCGCCGTCGCGCCGCGCCTCCCCGCGACGCTGACCGCGGAGCGCGACTACGATGTCCCGCGGGCGGACGACTACGCGGGAACGCGCGTTCCGCTGCCGGCGCACCTGGCCGGGCGGTACCGCGACGTGCTGACGGGGATGGAGATCGCGGGCGAGATGCGGGACGGCGCGCTCACCCTGCCCGTTCCCGCCCTGTTCGCGCACCTCCCGATCGCGCTCCTCGAACGCATCGGCTGA
- a CDS encoding DUF3592 domain-containing protein, translating into MALKLFVFAVAWCGIVGLLTVDDFRDRWLLQEQGVPASGRVVRYQPDQHGSLLFDYEVAGRRYRSASAISVDGLRPLESYRPGEPIPVTYLFAKPETVMLGTPPGGLEAEYLRIVGLITLVLAVIIAVGPRTHRF; encoded by the coding sequence ATGGCGTTGAAGCTGTTCGTGTTCGCGGTCGCCTGGTGCGGCATCGTCGGCCTGCTGACGGTGGACGACTTTCGGGACCGCTGGCTGCTTCAGGAGCAGGGGGTGCCCGCATCTGGCCGGGTGGTCCGCTACCAGCCCGATCAGCATGGATCTCTGTTGTTCGACTACGAGGTCGCGGGACGAAGGTACCGGTCCGCATCCGCGATCTCGGTGGACGGCCTGCGCCCGCTGGAGAGCTACCGTCCCGGGGAGCCGATCCCGGTGACGTACCTTTTCGCAAAGCCGGAGACCGTCATGCTGGGAACCCCGCCGGGAGGTCTGGAAGCGGAATACCTGCGCATCGTCGGCCTGATCACGCTGGTTCTGGCGGTGATCATCGCCGTGGGACCGCGAACACACCGGTTCTGA
- a CDS encoding RHS repeat-associated core domain-containing protein, which yields MDAGSRLYYLRARWYDPDLGRFVSEDPIGLAGGINPYAYIGSSPTNGTDPSGLCTPSSVSGWSGNNPAGGGLLPIVSFVASRVVCDWRDQEVSMDAAIDFLGWGGGGGPWGGGGGWTGGGASTPRSDGQKAADAVQCIASGAEVEYQIGTVATAGANAAFAGAEATVDVLSVKLSADAAGHWDAKVTSGVYGNFTLPLVTVNWGWRSEARRGQMGRYRWVGGLRMVQVPGRRESGSAGGNGRECKSRQSRRVLAQGGPIEMSRERLVLAARATGIVSAVLYIALCAFAVYVGLHPKLADVYTGRYGEPGWQAPIAAMFLLLPLCAAVLWLALDTTIPPGSRRRWMVMLVLFNVGTAIVFLLTRRSGRR from the coding sequence GTGGACGCCGGATCACGGCTGTACTATCTGCGCGCGCGGTGGTACGATCCGGACCTGGGACGCTTCGTGAGCGAGGACCCGATCGGGCTGGCCGGCGGCATCAACCCCTACGCCTATATCGGCAGCAGCCCGACGAATGGCACGGACCCGAGCGGGTTGTGCACGCCGAGTTCGGTGAGCGGTTGGAGCGGGAATAATCCCGCTGGCGGAGGACTCCTTCCCATCGTCAGTTTCGTGGCGAGCAGGGTGGTGTGTGACTGGCGGGATCAAGAGGTCAGCATGGACGCCGCGATCGACTTCCTCGGCTGGGGAGGCGGGGGAGGACCGTGGGGAGGCGGGGGAGGATGGACTGGCGGCGGAGCCTCAACCCCGCGATCGGACGGACAGAAGGCTGCCGATGCCGTCCAGTGCATCGCGAGCGGGGCAGAAGTGGAGTACCAGATCGGTACGGTCGCGACGGCCGGAGCCAACGCCGCCTTTGCTGGTGCTGAAGCAACCGTAGACGTACTTTCCGTGAAACTCAGCGCCGACGCGGCAGGCCACTGGGACGCGAAGGTCACGTCGGGCGTCTACGGAAATTTCACGTTGCCGTTGGTGACTGTGAATTGGGGCTGGCGTAGTGAGGCGCGGCGCGGGCAGATGGGGCGTTATCGCTGGGTCGGGGGGCTTCGAATGGTTCAAGTTCCCGGTCGGCGCGAAAGCGGGTCTGCTGGGGGGAATGGGCGCGAGTGCAAATCTAGGCAAAGCCGGCGCGTGCTGGCTCAGGGCGGGCCGATAGAAATGTCCAGAGAACGACTGGTCCTCGCGGCGCGAGCAACTGGCATAGTGTCCGCCGTTCTGTACATCGCGCTTTGTGCTTTCGCAGTGTATGTAGGGCTCCACCCGAAACTCGCGGACGTGTATACGGGTCGGTACGGCGAGCCGGGATGGCAGGCGCCCATCGCGGCAATGTTCCTGCTGCTTCCGCTTTGTGCCGCGGTGCTGTGGCTGGCTCTGGATACCACGATTCCTCCCGGTTCGCGCCGACGGTGGATGGTCATGTTGGTTCTGTTCAACGTGGGCACCGCGATTGTGTTCCTGCTGACACGGCGCTCAGGGCGAAGGTAA